In Miscanthus floridulus cultivar M001 chromosome 5, ASM1932011v1, whole genome shotgun sequence, one genomic interval encodes:
- the LOC136449559 gene encoding uncharacterized protein isoform X2 produces the protein MGAGRKTETFYAATPSAQTQNRSNEWYGAFSVAARNLREDELGGVIFGCKHNTMNECLSKQLFGLPSSHFSYVKNVKPGMPLFLFNYSDRKMHGIYEAACAGKLNIDQFAWSDGGRIKTQFPAQVLISMKTHCFPVPESQFQSVIRGNYYRPRHFFFELDHEQTRALISLFKPAPVHDVPNKWDPSRSMQSPTVEAYVNPGHVKPESYIKDLNPFDVSSESHCIDPYNLVDPDGEYASASRTSTSHLDDESSNWDDLDDVATKEGTEFVNDDHPHINPQHNEQCGTVAVRQKLQEMSVLRQQEAQSSKDTVDSASNKPMPQEPQFDATLPTDPSDSTSKGDVRIEDLKSLGQSRGNAELLHIVKELSKRNQAMEKKLFESDKEILFLRESMKDTGGRIQELEYQYEKLQSNYNSLVPLLGSPHDNMEGPSIFLIGGYRGSTCLSSLDSFCPKTDRVVPLCSMSSARAYAAVAALKDHLYIFGGGDGSSWYHTVECYSIGSNKWITCPRLKHAKGSLAGTTLNDKIFAIGGGDGSAVFSEVEMFDPALGRWIDSVSMRQKRFAPAAAVLSGTLYVTGGYDGNTYLQSAERYDPREGFWTLLPSMSARRGSHSVAVMRESLFAVGGYDGNSKISTVEIFDPRANSWRIDSSSSTARGYGCAVTMDDNLYLIGGVNDAGETIETVEVYNERQGWSISGCRSIGRRAFACAITV, from the exons ATGGGTGCTGGAAGGAAGACTGAAACTTTCTATGCTGCAACACCAAGTGCACAGACACAAAATCGAAGCAATGAATGGTATGGAGCCTTTTCTGTTGCTGCCCGTAATCTTCGGGAAGATGAGCTAGGAGGAGTGATTTTTGGCTGCAAACACAACACCATGAATGAATGCCTCTCAAAACAGCTGTTTG GTTTGCCTTCAAGCCATTTCTCATATGTGAAGAATGTTAAACCTGGCATGCCCCTATTTCTGTTCAATTATAGTGACCGAAAAATGCATGGAATTTATGAGGCTGCATGTGCTGGCAAGCTTAACATTGATCAATTTGCTTGGAGTGATGGTGGTAGAATAAAGACACAATTTCCTGCACAG GTCCTCATCTCCATGAAGACTCACTGCTTTCCAGTTCCAGAGTCTCAATTCCAAAGTGTGATCCGTGGCAATTATTACAGACCTCgtcacttcttctttgagctagACCATGAACAAACAAGAGCTTTGATATCTTTGTTTAAGCCTGCCCCTGTTCATGATGTTCCAAACAAATGGGATCCTTCCAGATCTATGCAATCTCCAACAGTCGAAGCGTATGTTAATCCTGGTCATGTGAAGCCTGAGTCCTATATAAAGGATCTCAATCCATTTGATGTTTCTTCTGAATCTCATTGTATTGACCCTTACAACTTGGTTGATCCAGATGGTGAATATGCTAGTGCGAGTAGAACATCAACAAGCCACCTTGACGATGAGTCTTCTAACTGGGATGATTTAGATGATGTTGCGACCAAGGAAGGAACTGAATTTGTCAATGATGACCATCCACATATTAATCCACAACATAATGAACAGTGTGGCACAGTGGCTGTTAGGCAGAAACTACAAGAGATGTCTGTTTTACGACAGCAGGAGGCTCAATCCTCCAAGGACACTGTTGATTCTGCTTCAAATAAACCAATGCCTCAAGAACCACAGTTTGATGCCACACTCCCCACAGACCCATCTGATTCCACCTCAAAGGGTGATGTACGTATTGAAGACCTGAAATCATTAGGGCAATCTCGTGGAAATGCTGAG CTGCTTCACATCGTCAAAGAACTATCCAAGAGGAACCAAGCAATGGAGAAAAAACTG TTTGAGTCAGATAAAGAAATACTGTTTCTGAGGGAATCGATGAAGGACACAGGAGGAAGAATTCAGGAACTGGAATACCAGTATGAGAAACTACAATCAAACTATAACTCTTTGGTCCCACTCCTTGGTAGTCCACATGATAATATGGAAGGACCATCAATATTCCTAATAGGTGGCTACAGGGGCAGTACTTGCCTGTCATCACTAGATTCCTTTTGCCCTAAGACAGACAGAGTAGTGCCTCTGTGTTCAATGAGCTCAGCCCGTGCATATGCAGCAGTAGCTGCATTGAAGGATCATCTCTATATTTTTGGTGGTGGGGATGGCAGTTCATGGTATCACACAG TGGAATGCTACAGTATAGGCAGTAATAAATGGATAACATGCCCCCGCTTGAAACATGCAAAAGGAAGCCTTGCTGGAACTACATTGAATGATAAAATATTTGCTATTGGTGGTGGAGATGGGTCTGCAGTTTTCTCAGAAGTTGAGATGTTTGATCCAGCACTCGGGAGGTGGATAGACAGTGTGTCAATGCGGCAAAAG AGATTTGCTCCTGCTGCAGCCGTATTAAGTGGTACACTCTATGTAACTGGTGGTTATGATGGCAACACGTACTTACA ATCAGCAGAAAGATATGACCCAAGGGAAGGTTTCTGGACTCTGCTTCCAAGTATGAGTGCAAGAAGAGGATCCCACTCCGTAGCTGTCAtgagggaatcctt ATTCGCTGTGGGAGGGTATGATGGAAACAGCAAGATTTCTACTGTAGAAATCTTTGATCCGCGTGCCAATTCATGGAGGATAGACAGTTCATCCAGCACCGCAAGAGGATACGGATGTGCGGTGACAATGGATGATAATCTGTACCTCATTGGTGGGGTCAATGATGCTGGAGAAACTATCGAGACT GTTGAAGTTTACAATGAGAGGCAAGGCTGGTCGATCTCTGGCTGCAGATCCATAGGGAGGAGGGCCTTTGCCTGCGCTATCACCGTTTGA
- the LOC136449559 gene encoding uncharacterized protein isoform X1, whose amino-acid sequence MVNYLSNDFVCPTCPCMYAVCILMLPFCTFFHDFQRMGAGRKTETFYAATPSAQTQNRSNEWYGAFSVAARNLREDELGGVIFGCKHNTMNECLSKQLFGLPSSHFSYVKNVKPGMPLFLFNYSDRKMHGIYEAACAGKLNIDQFAWSDGGRIKTQFPAQVLISMKTHCFPVPESQFQSVIRGNYYRPRHFFFELDHEQTRALISLFKPAPVHDVPNKWDPSRSMQSPTVEAYVNPGHVKPESYIKDLNPFDVSSESHCIDPYNLVDPDGEYASASRTSTSHLDDESSNWDDLDDVATKEGTEFVNDDHPHINPQHNEQCGTVAVRQKLQEMSVLRQQEAQSSKDTVDSASNKPMPQEPQFDATLPTDPSDSTSKGDVRIEDLKSLGQSRGNAELLHIVKELSKRNQAMEKKLFESDKEILFLRESMKDTGGRIQELEYQYEKLQSNYNSLVPLLGSPHDNMEGPSIFLIGGYRGSTCLSSLDSFCPKTDRVVPLCSMSSARAYAAVAALKDHLYIFGGGDGSSWYHTVECYSIGSNKWITCPRLKHAKGSLAGTTLNDKIFAIGGGDGSAVFSEVEMFDPALGRWIDSVSMRQKRFAPAAAVLSGTLYVTGGYDGNTYLQSAERYDPREGFWTLLPSMSARRGSHSVAVMRESLFAVGGYDGNSKISTVEIFDPRANSWRIDSSSSTARGYGCAVTMDDNLYLIGGVNDAGETIETVEVYNERQGWSISGCRSIGRRAFACAITV is encoded by the exons ATGGTGAATTATCTCAGTAACGATTTTGTTTGTCCAACTTGCCCCTGCATGTATGCTGTATGCATATTAATGTTGCCATTTTGCACGTTTTTTCATGATTTCCAAAGAATGGGTGCTGGAAGGAAGACTGAAACTTTCTATGCTGCAACACCAAGTGCACAGACACAAAATCGAAGCAATGAATGGTATGGAGCCTTTTCTGTTGCTGCCCGTAATCTTCGGGAAGATGAGCTAGGAGGAGTGATTTTTGGCTGCAAACACAACACCATGAATGAATGCCTCTCAAAACAGCTGTTTG GTTTGCCTTCAAGCCATTTCTCATATGTGAAGAATGTTAAACCTGGCATGCCCCTATTTCTGTTCAATTATAGTGACCGAAAAATGCATGGAATTTATGAGGCTGCATGTGCTGGCAAGCTTAACATTGATCAATTTGCTTGGAGTGATGGTGGTAGAATAAAGACACAATTTCCTGCACAG GTCCTCATCTCCATGAAGACTCACTGCTTTCCAGTTCCAGAGTCTCAATTCCAAAGTGTGATCCGTGGCAATTATTACAGACCTCgtcacttcttctttgagctagACCATGAACAAACAAGAGCTTTGATATCTTTGTTTAAGCCTGCCCCTGTTCATGATGTTCCAAACAAATGGGATCCTTCCAGATCTATGCAATCTCCAACAGTCGAAGCGTATGTTAATCCTGGTCATGTGAAGCCTGAGTCCTATATAAAGGATCTCAATCCATTTGATGTTTCTTCTGAATCTCATTGTATTGACCCTTACAACTTGGTTGATCCAGATGGTGAATATGCTAGTGCGAGTAGAACATCAACAAGCCACCTTGACGATGAGTCTTCTAACTGGGATGATTTAGATGATGTTGCGACCAAGGAAGGAACTGAATTTGTCAATGATGACCATCCACATATTAATCCACAACATAATGAACAGTGTGGCACAGTGGCTGTTAGGCAGAAACTACAAGAGATGTCTGTTTTACGACAGCAGGAGGCTCAATCCTCCAAGGACACTGTTGATTCTGCTTCAAATAAACCAATGCCTCAAGAACCACAGTTTGATGCCACACTCCCCACAGACCCATCTGATTCCACCTCAAAGGGTGATGTACGTATTGAAGACCTGAAATCATTAGGGCAATCTCGTGGAAATGCTGAG CTGCTTCACATCGTCAAAGAACTATCCAAGAGGAACCAAGCAATGGAGAAAAAACTG TTTGAGTCAGATAAAGAAATACTGTTTCTGAGGGAATCGATGAAGGACACAGGAGGAAGAATTCAGGAACTGGAATACCAGTATGAGAAACTACAATCAAACTATAACTCTTTGGTCCCACTCCTTGGTAGTCCACATGATAATATGGAAGGACCATCAATATTCCTAATAGGTGGCTACAGGGGCAGTACTTGCCTGTCATCACTAGATTCCTTTTGCCCTAAGACAGACAGAGTAGTGCCTCTGTGTTCAATGAGCTCAGCCCGTGCATATGCAGCAGTAGCTGCATTGAAGGATCATCTCTATATTTTTGGTGGTGGGGATGGCAGTTCATGGTATCACACAG TGGAATGCTACAGTATAGGCAGTAATAAATGGATAACATGCCCCCGCTTGAAACATGCAAAAGGAAGCCTTGCTGGAACTACATTGAATGATAAAATATTTGCTATTGGTGGTGGAGATGGGTCTGCAGTTTTCTCAGAAGTTGAGATGTTTGATCCAGCACTCGGGAGGTGGATAGACAGTGTGTCAATGCGGCAAAAG AGATTTGCTCCTGCTGCAGCCGTATTAAGTGGTACACTCTATGTAACTGGTGGTTATGATGGCAACACGTACTTACA ATCAGCAGAAAGATATGACCCAAGGGAAGGTTTCTGGACTCTGCTTCCAAGTATGAGTGCAAGAAGAGGATCCCACTCCGTAGCTGTCAtgagggaatcctt ATTCGCTGTGGGAGGGTATGATGGAAACAGCAAGATTTCTACTGTAGAAATCTTTGATCCGCGTGCCAATTCATGGAGGATAGACAGTTCATCCAGCACCGCAAGAGGATACGGATGTGCGGTGACAATGGATGATAATCTGTACCTCATTGGTGGGGTCAATGATGCTGGAGAAACTATCGAGACT GTTGAAGTTTACAATGAGAGGCAAGGCTGGTCGATCTCTGGCTGCAGATCCATAGGGAGGAGGGCCTTTGCCTGCGCTATCACCGTTTGA
- the LOC136449559 gene encoding uncharacterized protein isoform X3, producing MPLKTAVCDRKMHGIYEAACAGKLNIDQFAWSDGGRIKTQFPAQVLISMKTHCFPVPESQFQSVIRGNYYRPRHFFFELDHEQTRALISLFKPAPVHDVPNKWDPSRSMQSPTVEAYVNPGHVKPESYIKDLNPFDVSSESHCIDPYNLVDPDGEYASASRTSTSHLDDESSNWDDLDDVATKEGTEFVNDDHPHINPQHNEQCGTVAVRQKLQEMSVLRQQEAQSSKDTVDSASNKPMPQEPQFDATLPTDPSDSTSKGDVRIEDLKSLGQSRGNAELLHIVKELSKRNQAMEKKLFESDKEILFLRESMKDTGGRIQELEYQYEKLQSNYNSLVPLLGSPHDNMEGPSIFLIGGYRGSTCLSSLDSFCPKTDRVVPLCSMSSARAYAAVAALKDHLYIFGGGDGSSWYHTVECYSIGSNKWITCPRLKHAKGSLAGTTLNDKIFAIGGGDGSAVFSEVEMFDPALGRWIDSVSMRQKRFAPAAAVLSGTLYVTGGYDGNTYLQSAERYDPREGFWTLLPSMSARRGSHSVAVMRESLFAVGGYDGNSKISTVEIFDPRANSWRIDSSSSTARGYGCAVTMDDNLYLIGGVNDAGETIETVEVYNERQGWSISGCRSIGRRAFACAITV from the exons ATGCCTCTCAAAACAGCTGTTTG TGACCGAAAAATGCATGGAATTTATGAGGCTGCATGTGCTGGCAAGCTTAACATTGATCAATTTGCTTGGAGTGATGGTGGTAGAATAAAGACACAATTTCCTGCACAG GTCCTCATCTCCATGAAGACTCACTGCTTTCCAGTTCCAGAGTCTCAATTCCAAAGTGTGATCCGTGGCAATTATTACAGACCTCgtcacttcttctttgagctagACCATGAACAAACAAGAGCTTTGATATCTTTGTTTAAGCCTGCCCCTGTTCATGATGTTCCAAACAAATGGGATCCTTCCAGATCTATGCAATCTCCAACAGTCGAAGCGTATGTTAATCCTGGTCATGTGAAGCCTGAGTCCTATATAAAGGATCTCAATCCATTTGATGTTTCTTCTGAATCTCATTGTATTGACCCTTACAACTTGGTTGATCCAGATGGTGAATATGCTAGTGCGAGTAGAACATCAACAAGCCACCTTGACGATGAGTCTTCTAACTGGGATGATTTAGATGATGTTGCGACCAAGGAAGGAACTGAATTTGTCAATGATGACCATCCACATATTAATCCACAACATAATGAACAGTGTGGCACAGTGGCTGTTAGGCAGAAACTACAAGAGATGTCTGTTTTACGACAGCAGGAGGCTCAATCCTCCAAGGACACTGTTGATTCTGCTTCAAATAAACCAATGCCTCAAGAACCACAGTTTGATGCCACACTCCCCACAGACCCATCTGATTCCACCTCAAAGGGTGATGTACGTATTGAAGACCTGAAATCATTAGGGCAATCTCGTGGAAATGCTGAG CTGCTTCACATCGTCAAAGAACTATCCAAGAGGAACCAAGCAATGGAGAAAAAACTG TTTGAGTCAGATAAAGAAATACTGTTTCTGAGGGAATCGATGAAGGACACAGGAGGAAGAATTCAGGAACTGGAATACCAGTATGAGAAACTACAATCAAACTATAACTCTTTGGTCCCACTCCTTGGTAGTCCACATGATAATATGGAAGGACCATCAATATTCCTAATAGGTGGCTACAGGGGCAGTACTTGCCTGTCATCACTAGATTCCTTTTGCCCTAAGACAGACAGAGTAGTGCCTCTGTGTTCAATGAGCTCAGCCCGTGCATATGCAGCAGTAGCTGCATTGAAGGATCATCTCTATATTTTTGGTGGTGGGGATGGCAGTTCATGGTATCACACAG TGGAATGCTACAGTATAGGCAGTAATAAATGGATAACATGCCCCCGCTTGAAACATGCAAAAGGAAGCCTTGCTGGAACTACATTGAATGATAAAATATTTGCTATTGGTGGTGGAGATGGGTCTGCAGTTTTCTCAGAAGTTGAGATGTTTGATCCAGCACTCGGGAGGTGGATAGACAGTGTGTCAATGCGGCAAAAG AGATTTGCTCCTGCTGCAGCCGTATTAAGTGGTACACTCTATGTAACTGGTGGTTATGATGGCAACACGTACTTACA ATCAGCAGAAAGATATGACCCAAGGGAAGGTTTCTGGACTCTGCTTCCAAGTATGAGTGCAAGAAGAGGATCCCACTCCGTAGCTGTCAtgagggaatcctt ATTCGCTGTGGGAGGGTATGATGGAAACAGCAAGATTTCTACTGTAGAAATCTTTGATCCGCGTGCCAATTCATGGAGGATAGACAGTTCATCCAGCACCGCAAGAGGATACGGATGTGCGGTGACAATGGATGATAATCTGTACCTCATTGGTGGGGTCAATGATGCTGGAGAAACTATCGAGACT GTTGAAGTTTACAATGAGAGGCAAGGCTGGTCGATCTCTGGCTGCAGATCCATAGGGAGGAGGGCCTTTGCCTGCGCTATCACCGTTTGA
- the LOC136449560 gene encoding uncharacterized protein has protein sequence MASNFVPDAWAWITSLPPFTHWRTSAMSLCICTTPSSSASSQPSMNLSIVKNPSIPQPSYVTFSIFANYSVPVSLWTSKPVHLKTKTQQTLDEQDMIQVFVDIVNSVMRYCPDKKSSFRFPGAQPHANFKDVFNIVFLSLAFLVCIYESPRDLRPGCLDSLRTQLTGSKCRDAAKNLVKMLGANLEDQWMQTMNLAVTNWIVELRSANQSSGVSSPLFSYALSASGLWKVQLYCPVITMGMEEPAEATQDERLLFSLIYQQVECVIQLAYRTARRDNWIDVEVKVDNIRCDVDSLVSETLMAERGYGSEEKHFPSRVMLQITPMQQSDVLSVSVGKSNDNPTHEFGFEKGFEGSFDPPNSFGLKASVTESLTLAMKPWKFEQSVHGNTATLNWFLHDGVNGREVYSSKPSKLSLLQPRAWFRDRYSNAYRPFTKQGGVIFARDEYGDSVWWKICGATLGKTMNWEIRGWIWLTYWPNKQRTFHSETRWLEFRECLQLPLTKFP, from the exons ATGGCCTCCAACTTTGTGCCTGATGCCTGGGCTTGGATCACCAGCCTGCCCCCATTCACCCATTGGCGCACCAGCGCCATGTCCCTTTGCATttgcaccacaccatcatcatcagcgtCATCACAGCCATCAATGAACCTCTCGATTGTGAAAAACCCTTCCATCCCCCAGCCTTCTTATGTTACCTTCTCCATCTTTGCAAACTACAGTGTGCCAGTTTCCCTGTGGACGTCAAAACCAGTCCATCTGAAAACAAAGACACAGCAAACTCTAGATGAACAAGATATGATACAGGTCTTCGTTGACATTGTCAACTCAGTGATGAGGTATTGTCCAGACAAAAAATCGTCATTTCGGTTCCCTGGGGCACAGCCTCATGCCAACTTCAAGGACGTGTTCAACATAGTTTTCTTGTCCCTGGCCTTCCTGGTGTGCATCTACGAGTCTCCTCGTGATCTCCGTCCTGGATGCTTGGATTCACTGAGAACCCAGCTTACTGGTTCAAAGTGCAGAGATGCCGCAAAGAACCTTGTAAAGATGCTTGGGGCAAACCTTGAGGACCAGTGGATGCAGACAATGAATCTCGCAGTAACTAACTGGATCGTTGAGCTGAGATCCGCAAACCAGTCATCTGGGGTATCATCGCCGCTGTTCTCATATGCCCTCTCAGCAAGCGGGCTCTGGAAGGTGCAGCTGTACTGCCCAGTCATAACCATGGGCATGGAGGAACCTGCAGAAGCAACACAGGATGAGCGCCTTCTCTTCTCACTCATTTATCAGCAGGTTGAATGTGTGATTCAGCTAGCTTATAGAACAGCAAGAAGGGATAACTGGATTGATGTCGAGGTGAAGGTAGACAACATAAG GTGTGATGTGGACTCTTTGGTCTCTGAGACCCTCATGGCAGAACGTGGATATGGCTCTGAAGAGAAGCACTTCCCATCTCGTGTCATGCTGCAAATCACACCTATGCAACAATCTGATGTGCTGTCTGTTTCTGTCGGCAAGTCCAACGACAACCCCACACATGAATTTGGTTTTGAGAAGGGCTTTGAGGGTTCCTTTGATCCCCCAAACTCATTTGGTCTGAAGGCATCAGTCACTGAAAGCCTTACACTGGCCATGAAGCCCTGGAAATTTGAGCAGTCTGTGCATGGCAACACTGCAACCTTGAACTGGTTTCTTCATGATGGTGTCAATGGAAGGGAGGTTTATTCCTCAAAACCTTCAAAGCTTTCTCTGCTTCAACCCAGGGCCTGGTTCCGTGACAGGTACTCAAATGCATACCGCCCGTTCACAAAGCAGGGGGGTGTCATTTTTGCACGTGATGAGTATGGAgatagtgtctggtggaagatctGTGGTGCAACACTAGGAAAGACTATGAACTGGGAAATCCGAGGGTGGATTTGGCTAACATACTGGCCTAACAAACAAAGGACCTTCCATAGCGAAACAAGGTGGCTTGAATTTAGAGAATGCCTGCAGCTTCCCCTTACAAAGTTTCCATAA